A genomic region of Fodinisporobacter ferrooxydans contains the following coding sequences:
- a CDS encoding carbohydrate ABC transporter permease: MGNRHKFFQRNTFDQAMAGYLFLLPALVALAVFLIGPIFYAFYISFFQFSFLDPGNAKFVGFSNYLHLFRDPEFLRALWNTSLYSICVVPIQTALALFLALIVNNIRGKTFFRVAYYLPTVTSTVAVSVIFIFIFEPAGILNQLLLHFGIHGPNYFNSPTFALPAIMAMAVWSSVGQFMIIYLAGLQDISEEIYEAAKLDGAKGWRLLWYITVPLLRRTTFLNIVMSMIGTFQVFDQVYVISGGTGGPLNATLSVVLDLFNKGFKTMQMGYASAMAFILFVIILLLTLIQNYFLGREE; the protein is encoded by the coding sequence ATGGGAAACCGTCATAAATTTTTTCAACGAAATACATTTGATCAAGCCATGGCCGGGTATTTGTTCCTTTTACCCGCCCTTGTGGCCTTGGCCGTCTTTTTAATCGGACCGATTTTTTACGCATTTTATATCAGTTTTTTTCAGTTTTCCTTTTTGGATCCTGGCAATGCGAAATTTGTCGGTTTTTCGAATTACTTGCACTTGTTTCGGGATCCCGAATTTTTGCGCGCCTTGTGGAATACGTCCTTGTATTCCATTTGTGTCGTTCCCATTCAGACAGCGCTTGCCCTGTTTCTCGCGTTAATCGTCAACAACATACGCGGCAAGACATTTTTTCGCGTTGCGTATTACCTGCCGACGGTGACTTCCACAGTAGCCGTCAGCGTCATTTTTATCTTTATTTTTGAACCGGCCGGGATTTTAAATCAACTCTTATTGCACTTTGGAATTCACGGTCCCAATTATTTCAACAGCCCGACTTTTGCATTGCCGGCGATCATGGCTATGGCAGTGTGGTCGAGCGTCGGCCAGTTTATGATCATCTATCTTGCCGGGTTGCAAGACATATCGGAAGAGATTTACGAAGCTGCGAAATTGGACGGTGCAAAGGGGTGGCGCTTGCTCTGGTATATTACAGTTCCATTGCTGCGCCGAACCACTTTTTTAAATATTGTCATGTCTATGATTGGCACGTTTCAAGTGTTTGACCAGGTGTATGTGATATCGGGAGGAACCGGCGGACCTTTGAATGCTACGCTTTCGGTCGTGCTGGATTTGTTCAACAAGGGATTTAAAACCATGCAAATGGGATATGCGTCAGCGATGGCTTTCATCCTGTTTGTCATTATTTTGCTCTTGACGCTGATTCAGAACTATTTCCTGGGGCGAGAAGAGTAA
- a CDS encoding carbohydrate ABC transporter permease: MKKNQVALYTVAIFYSILTLIPYVWSIYTSLKPTSEVFHMWTPLSKLSFSSYRYILGNFPFGRWLLNSMIVAVIVTIGNLIVNTLAGYAFARFKFPLRGVLFYVFLATMMIPGQVLLVPIYMLLANLGWINTYQGLTIPFLMSPFMIFLARQFFLGLPKELEEAAEVDGLGKWGTFFKIFLPLSRPLMATQVIFTFQGNWNAFLWPVLLTTGQHMYTLPVGLNSFYGQYNAYWNSVLAGVIMLTLPMILIFLIFQKQFVKGISTTGIK; the protein is encoded by the coding sequence ATGAAAAAAAATCAGGTTGCCCTATACACCGTAGCGATCTTCTATTCCATTCTGACGTTGATTCCGTATGTATGGTCGATCTACACATCGTTAAAGCCTACGTCAGAGGTGTTTCATATGTGGACGCCTCTCAGCAAATTGAGTTTTTCCAGCTATAGGTATATATTGGGTAATTTTCCTTTCGGCAGATGGCTGTTAAACAGCATGATTGTTGCAGTGATTGTCACAATAGGCAATTTGATTGTAAATACGCTTGCAGGGTATGCCTTTGCCAGATTTAAGTTTCCGTTGCGCGGCGTGCTGTTTTACGTGTTTCTGGCGACCATGATGATTCCGGGGCAGGTTCTTTTGGTTCCGATCTACATGCTGTTGGCGAATTTGGGGTGGATCAATACGTATCAAGGTTTGACGATCCCGTTTTTAATGAGCCCGTTTATGATATTTTTGGCCCGGCAGTTTTTTCTTGGTTTGCCAAAAGAATTGGAAGAAGCGGCGGAAGTCGACGGACTTGGCAAATGGGGCACGTTTTTCAAGATCTTTTTGCCGCTTTCCCGTCCACTTATGGCAACGCAAGTCATTTTTACATTTCAAGGCAACTGGAATGCGTTTTTGTGGCCCGTCTTATTGACGACCGGACAACATATGTACACGCTGCCCGTCGGGCTGAATTCCTTTTACGGACAGTATAACGCCTATTGGAACAGCGTACTGGCCGGTGTCATCATGCTCACATTGCCGATGATTCTGATCTTTCTTATCTTTCAAAAACAGTTTGTCAAAGGGATTTCCACAACGGGAATCAAGTAA
- a CDS encoding EAL domain-containing protein has protein sequence MSLDTLLRNDNFFHVYQPIWDISSWDVMGYESFFRSDWNSNPEEVFQSAMKTNHIYELDTKSIIKAASTFHRVYETNKTMLFLNIFPSTMLNPEFFSFIEQLIHQTTISCQHIVFEINESEKIENTQLFLEAMLRLKNYGFLLAMDDVGKGETSIQKLFELKPDFIKIDKYFSNDLSFSDKKQKFIRFLVDVCKDHGKVILEGIEKPEDLAAAKSLGVPIAQGFLLGKPDKMEFS, from the coding sequence TTGTCACTCGATACTTTATTGCGAAATGATAATTTTTTTCATGTGTATCAACCAATTTGGGATATTTCAAGTTGGGATGTAATGGGTTATGAATCATTTTTTCGATCCGATTGGAATTCAAACCCGGAAGAAGTCTTTCAATCGGCAATGAAAACCAATCATATTTACGAACTTGATACGAAATCGATAATCAAAGCAGCCTCTACCTTTCATCGTGTTTATGAAACGAATAAAACCATGTTGTTTTTGAATATTTTTCCTTCTACGATGCTGAATCCTGAATTTTTTTCTTTTATAGAACAACTCATTCATCAAACAACAATATCCTGTCAGCATATTGTTTTTGAAATTAATGAGAGCGAAAAAATTGAGAATACCCAGCTTTTTCTTGAGGCTATGCTTCGATTGAAAAATTATGGATTCTTATTGGCGATGGATGATGTGGGAAAAGGAGAAACATCAATACAGAAACTATTTGAACTGAAACCGGATTTTATAAAAATCGATAAATATTTCTCGAATGATTTGTCTTTTTCGGATAAAAAACAAAAATTTATTCGATTTTTGGTCGATGTTTGTAAAGACCATGGAAAAGTCATTTTGGAAGGAATCGAAAAGCCGGAAGATTTAGCTGCTGCCAAATCATTAGGTGTTCCGATTGCGCAAGGATTTTTATTGGGGAAACCTGATAAAATGGAATTTAGTTAG
- a CDS encoding site-specific integrase, with product MSSKRGANAVEPIRDIDKIQEIKDYLLRKSYRDYFLFVFGINSGLRISDVLPLRVMDVKYTKHFKIKEKKTKNIRKTIITPILKSEIEKYTFRMADSDYLFLSQKGEKPITRIQAWQIIHNAAKACGVEGAIGTHTLRKTFGYHFYQQYKDVAMLQYIFGHSSPSITLRYIGINDDMVDEALERFSL from the coding sequence TTGAGCAGCAAGCGGGGAGCAAACGCCGTTGAACCAATTCGGGATATAGATAAAATCCAGGAAATAAAAGATTATTTACTACGTAAATCGTATCGAGATTATTTTTTGTTTGTCTTTGGAATCAATTCTGGGCTTCGAATCAGTGATGTGCTGCCTTTACGTGTCATGGATGTCAAGTACACGAAACATTTTAAAATTAAAGAGAAAAAGACAAAAAATATAAGAAAAACCATCATAACGCCGATTTTAAAAAGTGAAATTGAAAAATATACCTTTCGAATGGCTGATTCTGATTATTTATTTCTTTCACAAAAAGGTGAAAAACCAATAACCAGGATACAAGCATGGCAAATCATCCATAATGCAGCAAAAGCTTGTGGAGTTGAAGGAGCAATTGGTACACATACCTTGCGAAAAACGTTTGGCTATCATTTTTACCAACAATATAAAGATGTGGCTATGCTACAGTATATTTTCGGACATTCCAGTCCCTCTATTACATTACGATATATTGGTATTAATGATGACATGGTTGATGAAGCTTTAGAACGATTTTCATTGTAA
- a CDS encoding ATP-binding protein has product MIIILFPIFIYQLIIENRLFKNFSRRNFLFIGVLSGVSSIFCMTFPIVLSDGFLLDLRWIPYAIAILYGGFYSWIPAFVMILGYRLYIGGSAVYTSFPIAIVFALAVFLIRKQFHVLNRNKKMMYGGVIGGVSFLLVIVTFYIFLEMNDDVTNVDSYEVVFYLKAYFLSVIAMAISIFLIENMIENKKMHAEIQRSEKLTVISELAASIAHEVRNPLTVVRGFIQLLSKSVDEKNQQYIKMVINELDRAESIISDYLNLARPHNDRIEPIEVCNHLNSIVDIMSPYALMKNIELRLDCEKGIRIQGDKDKFKQIIMNLIKNSIEAIVLRGSIAVQAFRSDDRVIITITDSGEGMTQEQLQRVGNPFYSTKENGTGLGLMVTFQLIESMGGKLEIFSELGKGTEARIGLPAVRVGCETEQTSRYETNIGGV; this is encoded by the coding sequence ATGATAATCATTTTATTTCCAATTTTTATTTATCAACTTATTATTGAAAATAGATTGTTTAAAAATTTTTCAAGAAGAAATTTTTTATTTATCGGAGTTTTGTCTGGAGTTTCCAGTATTTTCTGTATGACATTTCCCATAGTATTGAGTGACGGCTTTCTTTTAGATTTGCGTTGGATTCCTTACGCAATTGCCATTTTATATGGTGGATTCTACTCATGGATTCCCGCTTTTGTTATGATATTAGGATATCGTTTGTACATAGGCGGATCTGCTGTGTACACGTCATTTCCCATTGCGATTGTATTTGCTTTGGCGGTATTTTTGATTCGCAAACAATTTCATGTATTGAATCGAAACAAAAAGATGATGTATGGTGGAGTGATTGGCGGGGTATCCTTTTTGCTTGTGATCGTAACATTTTATATTTTTCTTGAAATGAACGACGATGTAACAAACGTAGATTCATATGAGGTTGTATTTTATTTAAAGGCTTATTTTTTATCCGTCATCGCAATGGCTATATCGATATTTTTAATTGAAAATATGATCGAGAATAAAAAAATGCATGCAGAGATCCAACGATCCGAGAAATTAACCGTTATCAGCGAGTTGGCAGCATCCATTGCACATGAGGTGCGCAACCCTTTAACGGTTGTCCGTGGATTCATACAATTGTTAAGCAAATCAGTTGACGAAAAAAATCAACAGTATATAAAAATGGTGATAAACGAGCTTGATCGGGCAGAGTCGATTATAAGCGATTATCTGAATCTCGCCAGGCCTCATAATGATCGAATTGAGCCAATTGAGGTGTGCAATCATTTAAATAGCATTGTAGATATTATGTCTCCATATGCGCTGATGAAAAATATTGAGCTGCGTTTGGATTGCGAGAAAGGTATTCGAATTCAGGGAGATAAGGATAAATTCAAACAAATCATTATGAATCTGATCAAAAATTCAATTGAAGCGATCGTATTGAGAGGAAGTATTGCTGTACAGGCATTTCGTTCCGACGATCGGGTTATCATTACGATCACTGATTCTGGTGAGGGCATGACACAAGAGCAATTGCAACGCGTGGGGAATCCATTTTATTCAACAAAGGAAAATGGAACGGGGCTTGGCTTAATGGTTACATTCCAATTGATCGAATCTATGGGTGGGAAACTCGAAATTTTCAGTGAATTGGGAAAGGGCACAGAAGCAAGAATCGGACTGCCGGCAGTTAGAGTTGGTTGTGAGACCGAGCAAACCAGCCGATATGAGACGAATATTGGAGGCGTTTGA
- a CDS encoding DEAD/DEAH box helicase, producing the protein MAANMKPFLQEIWKKSGFTQPTAIQSKAIPLILDGRDVVAESPTGTGKTIAYLLPALQKIDPGKKDAQTVILAPTRELVMQIQQVIQKWTEGSDIHATALIGGADLKRQLEKLKQHPQIVVGTANRILELINMKKLKMHEVKTIVFDEGDQLLVPEAMDTIQNIIKTTLQDRQVVCFSATVSAKTEQLVKEMMKHPEIIRIKADTLAPSKAEHIYFLCEPREKMDLLRRIVKMDQIKGLAFINDMNYFHTVAARLQDRGISFGALSGESKKTERESALKNFRDGKFPLLLVTDVAARGLDIEGLTHVIHVDFPKDLTQYVHRSGRTGRMGATGTIISMVTEREERVLQQYSRKLGIPIHKKSLHMGKVLDAKRNQSVSNQTKKTTPQPTSKRKG; encoded by the coding sequence ATCGCAGCAAACATGAAGCCATTTTTACAAGAGATTTGGAAAAAATCCGGGTTTACGCAACCGACGGCGATTCAATCAAAGGCCATTCCACTGATTTTAGACGGAAGAGATGTAGTGGCAGAATCCCCAACAGGCACAGGCAAGACGATCGCCTATCTACTGCCTGCACTGCAAAAGATCGACCCCGGCAAGAAAGACGCGCAAACAGTAATTTTAGCGCCTACGCGGGAATTGGTCATGCAGATTCAACAGGTGATTCAAAAATGGACGGAAGGCAGCGACATCCATGCAACTGCATTGATCGGCGGAGCAGACTTGAAAAGACAACTGGAAAAATTGAAACAACATCCGCAAATCGTAGTAGGGACAGCCAATCGAATTCTCGAACTGATCAACATGAAAAAACTAAAAATGCACGAGGTCAAAACGATTGTATTCGATGAGGGTGATCAACTGCTCGTACCTGAAGCTATGGATACGATTCAAAACATCATTAAGACGACGCTCCAAGATCGACAGGTGGTTTGCTTTTCGGCCACCGTATCTGCAAAAACGGAGCAACTCGTAAAAGAAATGATGAAACACCCGGAAATCATCCGAATTAAAGCGGACACGCTGGCTCCTTCCAAGGCTGAGCATATCTACTTCTTGTGTGAACCGAGAGAAAAAATGGATTTGCTGCGTCGGATCGTGAAAATGGATCAAATCAAAGGTTTGGCTTTTATCAACGATATGAATTATTTTCATACAGTTGCTGCAAGATTGCAGGATCGAGGAATTTCCTTCGGAGCCTTGAGCGGTGAGTCGAAAAAGACAGAGCGAGAGTCTGCGCTGAAAAATTTCCGTGATGGCAAATTCCCATTGCTGCTGGTCACGGATGTTGCTGCAAGAGGACTTGATATCGAAGGATTGACACATGTCATCCATGTAGATTTTCCGAAGGACCTGACCCAATACGTGCATCGCTCGGGGCGAACAGGCAGAATGGGAGCGACCGGCACGATCATCTCGATGGTAACGGAAAGGGAAGAGCGTGTTTTACAGCAGTACAGCCGCAAATTAGGGATTCCTATCCATAAAAAATCTTTGCACATGGGGAAAGTCTTGGATGCAAAGAGAAATCAGTCTGTCTCAAATCAAACAAAGAAAACAACCCCCCAACCAACGAGCAAACGAAAAGGATAA
- the tatA gene encoding twin-arginine translocase TatA/TatE family subunit → MLSNIGVPGLIIILVLALLIFGPSKLPEVGKAFGKTIRAFKDGTKDLLDDAESKSSK, encoded by the coding sequence ATGTTATCAAATATTGGAGTTCCTGGTCTGATTATAATTTTGGTTTTGGCGTTGTTGATTTTTGGTCCAAGTAAACTGCCGGAAGTTGGCAAGGCGTTTGGAAAAACGATTCGTGCTTTTAAAGACGGAACAAAAGATTTGCTTGATGATGCGGAGTCTAAATCGTCCAAATAA
- a CDS encoding 4Fe-4S dicluster domain-containing protein, with translation MDIPKKVWDSLVEQQLEEGRAILDRVDYNTELGLAMAKGAQQVMKGVITSDQFYEKFKQAVEEEFGVTFQPVKESPKNPKSRAFGGKKWAMVIDLAKCVGCDTCTVSCKAENRTPPGVTYNVVIEDTVGTFPNVKNINLPRPCMQCDKPPCVQVCPVRASYKLENGIVAIDADRCIGCRYCQVACPYGSRYFDFGLSYEQEMTGYDAVQASEYGVAHGRRTPTKEPVGTVRKCTFCMHRLERGEEPACVETCIGDARYFGDLNDPNSIVSKLAASPRAFRLREELGTEPRVIYLK, from the coding sequence ATGGATATACCAAAGAAAGTATGGGATTCACTCGTTGAACAACAACTGGAGGAAGGGAGAGCGATTCTGGATCGGGTGGATTACAACACAGAACTGGGGTTGGCAATGGCGAAAGGCGCTCAACAGGTGATGAAAGGTGTCATAACAAGCGATCAGTTCTATGAAAAATTCAAACAGGCGGTCGAGGAAGAATTCGGAGTCACATTTCAGCCCGTGAAAGAATCGCCAAAAAATCCGAAAAGCCGTGCGTTTGGCGGTAAAAAATGGGCCATGGTGATCGATTTGGCGAAATGTGTGGGCTGCGATACATGTACCGTATCCTGCAAGGCGGAAAACCGGACACCGCCAGGCGTGACCTATAACGTGGTCATTGAAGATACGGTGGGAACATTTCCAAACGTGAAAAATATCAATTTGCCGCGTCCCTGTATGCAGTGTGACAAACCCCCATGTGTCCAGGTTTGTCCGGTGCGGGCATCATATAAATTGGAAAATGGCATTGTCGCCATTGACGCAGACCGATGCATCGGCTGCCGCTATTGTCAGGTTGCTTGTCCGTATGGATCCCGTTATTTTGACTTTGGATTAAGTTATGAACAAGAAATGACCGGATATGACGCCGTGCAAGCATCGGAATACGGTGTTGCACACGGCAGGCGCACGCCGACGAAAGAACCGGTAGGCACGGTTCGCAAATGCACGTTTTGCATGCATCGTCTCGAGCGCGGAGAAGAGCCTGCGTGCGTGGAGACATGTATCGGTGATGCGAGATATTTTGGGGATTTGAATGATCCGAACAGTATCGTGTCAAAATTGGCAGCCAGCCCAAGGGCATTTCGCCTGCGTGAAGAGTTAGGCACAGAACCGCGAGTCATCTATTTAAAATAA
- the nrfD gene encoding NrfD/PsrC family molybdoenzyme membrane anchor subunit: MHQIPVSYQRHSSQKHSSARQTNLKKIEKIWWASLLLVFILGMVSLVKGYLLEGMTSTNLSNVVPWGEWVAFYIYFIGMSAGSFLLSTLVYGFGMHQYERIGRSALLSAIVCMITAITFIFLDIGRPDHIFNSIIYWNVTSTMAWEIHFYILYIALLVVELYFSMRVDLVRLANSPTRFAKFYGFLTFGYRNISDEALQRDRKLLQILGIIGIPLAIFGVHGGTGSIFAVAKARPFLNTGLFPVIFILSALVSGTALSIAIYVAKNKVLKRPSDVTMVRSLGSLLVMFLSIELALEWYEFLIGWYGVKPEELATISTMAGSSWAWTFWLFQMGLAMFVPLILLFLPKTRKSITWIFVASILTIIGVVGVRFNMVVPMLIVPVMNGLPGGNYYPTVSEWITSFGLIAMCFLLYTIGEKLLPIDQYEVVRGEANDD; encoded by the coding sequence ATGCATCAAATCCCTGTTTCGTATCAACGGCATTCTTCGCAAAAGCATTCTTCCGCAAGGCAAACAAATCTAAAAAAGATTGAGAAAATTTGGTGGGCCAGTTTATTGCTTGTTTTTATTCTTGGAATGGTATCACTCGTAAAGGGATATTTGCTTGAGGGAATGACGTCTACCAATTTGTCAAATGTTGTTCCTTGGGGAGAATGGGTCGCGTTTTATATTTATTTTATCGGCATGAGTGCAGGTTCATTCCTTTTATCGACACTTGTATATGGCTTCGGCATGCACCAATATGAACGGATTGGCCGATCTGCTTTGCTTTCCGCGATTGTTTGCATGATTACTGCGATCACATTCATTTTTTTGGATATTGGGCGACCGGACCATATCTTTAATTCGATCATCTATTGGAATGTAACAAGCACGATGGCTTGGGAGATTCATTTCTATATTTTGTACATTGCTTTGCTTGTCGTAGAACTCTATTTTTCCATGCGTGTGGATTTGGTACGGCTGGCAAATTCGCCGACGCGTTTCGCAAAGTTTTATGGATTTCTTACATTCGGATATCGGAATATTTCTGATGAAGCATTGCAAAGGGATCGAAAACTACTGCAAATCCTGGGAATCATCGGAATACCACTGGCTATTTTTGGAGTTCACGGCGGGACCGGTTCGATTTTTGCCGTTGCAAAAGCACGTCCTTTTCTAAATACCGGACTTTTTCCCGTCATCTTTATTTTATCGGCGCTTGTGTCGGGCACAGCGTTGTCGATTGCCATTTATGTGGCGAAAAACAAGGTGTTGAAGCGTCCCAGCGATGTGACCATGGTTCGTTCTCTCGGAAGCTTATTGGTCATGTTTTTATCCATTGAACTCGCGCTCGAATGGTATGAGTTTTTAATTGGCTGGTATGGCGTAAAACCGGAAGAATTGGCGACAATCTCTACAATGGCGGGAAGTTCTTGGGCGTGGACGTTCTGGTTGTTCCAAATGGGTTTGGCGATGTTTGTGCCATTGATTTTGCTGTTTCTTCCAAAAACGAGAAAGTCAATCACATGGATTTTTGTTGCATCGATTCTCACAATTATCGGAGTTGTGGGAGTGCGTTTCAATATGGTCGTACCCATGCTGATTGTTCCCGTGATGAATGGACTGCCCGGAGGCAATTATTATCCGACGGTCTCCGAATGGATCACAAGTTTTGGCTTGATTGCGATGTGTTTTCTTCTCTATACGATCGGCGAGAAGCTGTTGCCGATCGATCAATATGAAGTGGTAAGGGGAGAAGCGAACGATGACTGA